From a single Girardinichthys multiradiatus isolate DD_20200921_A chromosome 17, DD_fGirMul_XY1, whole genome shotgun sequence genomic region:
- the spx gene encoding spexin prohormone 1 isoform X2 produces the protein MTSGTFKGLRGFTLTHLLTLLLLASFFSHSWSVPKSSFQRRNWTPQAMLYLKGTQTRSQNTEKLSVDQAATVLLKFLQQAREGADEAPDEVYFQELPVWKREYF, from the exons ATGACATCTGGCACCTTTAAG GGTTTGAGGGGCTTCACGCTGACCCACCTGCTCACCCTTTTGCTGCTTGCATCCTTTTTCTCACACTCGTGGAGCGTGCCAAAA AGCTCATTCCAACGAAGAAACTGGACACCGCAAGCAATGCTGTACTTAAAAGGCACAC agACCCGCAGTCAGAACACAGAGAAGCTGAGTGTTGATCAGGCAGCCACGGTGCTGCTCAAGTTCCTGCAGCAGGCCAGAGAGGGAG CTGATGAGGCCCCAGATGAGGTGTATTTTCAGGAGCTGCCAGTGTGGAAGAGAGAATACTTTTGA
- the spx gene encoding spexin prohormone 1 isoform X1: MTSGTFKGLRGFTLTHLLTLLLLASFFSHSWSVPKSSFQRRNWTPQAMLYLKGTQGRRFISEDRKEGDVYDTLHLETRSQNTEKLSVDQAATVLLKFLQQAREGADEAPDEVYFQELPVWKREYF, from the exons ATGACATCTGGCACCTTTAAG GGTTTGAGGGGCTTCACGCTGACCCACCTGCTCACCCTTTTGCTGCTTGCATCCTTTTTCTCACACTCGTGGAGCGTGCCAAAA AGCTCATTCCAACGAAGAAACTGGACACCGCAAGCAATGCTGTACTTAAAAGGCACAC AGGGTCGTAGGTTCATCTCTGAGGACCGAAAAGAAGGAGATGTCTATGACACGCTACACTTAG agACCCGCAGTCAGAACACAGAGAAGCTGAGTGTTGATCAGGCAGCCACGGTGCTGCTCAAGTTCCTGCAGCAGGCCAGAGAGGGAG CTGATGAGGCCCCAGATGAGGTGTATTTTCAGGAGCTGCCAGTGTGGAAGAGAGAATACTTTTGA